One window of Sardina pilchardus chromosome 2, fSarPil1.1, whole genome shotgun sequence genomic DNA carries:
- the atcayb gene encoding caytaxin isoform X2, with protein sequence MGTAEATLRMENMEVKDEWQDEDFPRPLPEDGESCGLTDNTTSPPGPLHVGEDMVSSSRRKRRTLIAPEMNLSLDQSEGSVLSDDFLETPDDLDINVDDIDTPDETDSLEFITNSNELEWEDDTPVASAKGPPGDSVGQGGEEASRQWRTVIIGEQEQRIDMQAIRPYLRVVTHGGYYGEGLNAIIVFAACQLPDSSCTDYHYIMENLFLYVVSSLEMLVAEDYMIIYLNGATPRRKMPGINWLKRCYQMIDRRLRKNLKCLIIAHPSWFIRTVLAISRPFISVKFMEKIRYVQSLEELAQMVPMDHVQIPECVLQYDEERMKDQRER encoded by the exons GCCTCTGCCTGAGGATGGAGAATCATGTGGCCTGACAGACAACACAACCT CTCCCCCCGGCCCTCTTCATGTTGGAGAGGACATGGTGTCCTCGTCTCGCAGGAAACGACGGACTCTGATCGCCCCGGAGATGAACCTGTCCCTGGACCAGAGTGAAGGTTCTGTCTTGTCTGATGACTTCCTGGAGACGCCTGACGACCTGGACATCAACGTGGATGACATTGACACCCCGGATGAGACGGACTCTTTGGAGTTTATCACCAACAGCAACGAGCTGGAATGGGAAG ATGACACCCCCGTGGCCTCGGCGAAGGGTCCCCCGGGCGACAGCGTGGGGCAGGGCGGAGAGGAGGCGAGCCGCCAGTGGAGGACGGTGATCATCggggagcaggagcagcgcATTGACATGCAGGCCATCAGGCCGTACCTGCGCGTCGTCACCCATGGAG GTTACTATGGCGAAGGCCTGAACGCTATCATCGTGTTTGCAGCTTGCCAGCTCCCTGATAGCAGCTGTACGGATTATCACTACATCATGGAGAACCTCTTCCT GTATGTTGTCAGCAGCCTGGAGATGTTGGTGGCAGAGGACTACATGATTATCTACCTGAACGGAGCCACTCCTCGGAGGAAGATGCCTGGCATCAACTGGCTGAAGAGGTGTTACCAGATGATTGACAGGAG GTTGCGGAAGAATCTGAAGTGTCTGATTATCGCCCACCCCTCCTGGTTCATCCGGACTGTTCTGGCCATCTCAAGGCCTTTCATCAG TGTGAAGTTCATGGAAAAGATCCGTTACGTGCAGAGCCTGGAGGAGCTCGCGCAGATGGTGCCCATGGACCACGTGCAAATCCCggagtgtgtgctgca GTACGACGAGGAGAGAATGAAGGACCAGAGAGAAAGGTAA
- the atcayb gene encoding caytaxin isoform X1: MGTAEATLRMENMEVKDEWQDEDFPRPLPEDGESCGLTDNTTYHDSHHAFAAPPGPLHVGEDMVSSSRRKRRTLIAPEMNLSLDQSEGSVLSDDFLETPDDLDINVDDIDTPDETDSLEFITNSNELEWEDDTPVASAKGPPGDSVGQGGEEASRQWRTVIIGEQEQRIDMQAIRPYLRVVTHGGYYGEGLNAIIVFAACQLPDSSCTDYHYIMENLFLYVVSSLEMLVAEDYMIIYLNGATPRRKMPGINWLKRCYQMIDRRLRKNLKCLIIAHPSWFIRTVLAISRPFISVKFMEKIRYVQSLEELAQMVPMDHVQIPECVLQYDEERMKDQRER; this comes from the exons GCCTCTGCCTGAGGATGGAGAATCATGTGGCCTGACAGACAACACAACCT ACCATGATAGTCATCATGCTTTTGCAGCTCCCCCCGGCCCTCTTCATGTTGGAGAGGACATGGTGTCCTCGTCTCGCAGGAAACGACGGACTCTGATCGCCCCGGAGATGAACCTGTCCCTGGACCAGAGTGAAGGTTCTGTCTTGTCTGATGACTTCCTGGAGACGCCTGACGACCTGGACATCAACGTGGATGACATTGACACCCCGGATGAGACGGACTCTTTGGAGTTTATCACCAACAGCAACGAGCTGGAATGGGAAG ATGACACCCCCGTGGCCTCGGCGAAGGGTCCCCCGGGCGACAGCGTGGGGCAGGGCGGAGAGGAGGCGAGCCGCCAGTGGAGGACGGTGATCATCggggagcaggagcagcgcATTGACATGCAGGCCATCAGGCCGTACCTGCGCGTCGTCACCCATGGAG GTTACTATGGCGAAGGCCTGAACGCTATCATCGTGTTTGCAGCTTGCCAGCTCCCTGATAGCAGCTGTACGGATTATCACTACATCATGGAGAACCTCTTCCT GTATGTTGTCAGCAGCCTGGAGATGTTGGTGGCAGAGGACTACATGATTATCTACCTGAACGGAGCCACTCCTCGGAGGAAGATGCCTGGCATCAACTGGCTGAAGAGGTGTTACCAGATGATTGACAGGAG GTTGCGGAAGAATCTGAAGTGTCTGATTATCGCCCACCCCTCCTGGTTCATCCGGACTGTTCTGGCCATCTCAAGGCCTTTCATCAG TGTGAAGTTCATGGAAAAGATCCGTTACGTGCAGAGCCTGGAGGAGCTCGCGCAGATGGTGCCCATGGACCACGTGCAAATCCCggagtgtgtgctgca GTACGACGAGGAGAGAATGAAGGACCAGAGAGAAAGGTAA